Proteins co-encoded in one Quercus robur chromosome 8, dhQueRobu3.1, whole genome shotgun sequence genomic window:
- the LOC126694325 gene encoding serine/threonine-protein kinase ZRK1-like isoform X30, protein MGFSIRYKVSLEGRIVLIKGSFVHNAKTIPIRTFSPQQLRQATNNYPAQHLGTYWYKGSLEGRIVLIKHTFAWAINDLVISAQMSGHSNVLKPIGCCLHTPSPLLVFEFAANGFLSDRIYVSHVTERQHEPMVWERRLKIARQIAHALSYLHTAFPRPVIHMHINLHCILLDENDVPKLSSFYFSVSISEGEADVEGFEGFRQFGLCAPEFKATGKVTEKADVYDFGRILLELLTGEDSLNTTRWTIDEDSSLVAYIHNRAQGSCINEIVDPAILAEGGASLQYQLQAVADLALTCTEEDPQRRPTMVDVTKQLRRIERFTQECEALLGSLQNLKLHERLEMLLWKIANDILPTEARMKPTCKMETTCCPLCETEEETCLHLFKNCSVAKAVWFSSSWGFFIESLNANNSFDLIKSIVSPPAHVLPEQVTKGQFVLMAAKIMDHIWSLRNQVVCENKKINFQAIPFQNFSEI, encoded by the exons ATGGGGTTCTCTATTCGGTACAAGGTTTCTCTTGAAGGACGAATTGTTCTCATTAAGGGTTCTTTTGTTCACAATGCCAAGACTATTCCCATCCGTACCTTCTCCCCTCAACAACTCCGCCAAGCAACCAACAATTATCCTGCTCAACATCTGGGAACTTATTGGTACAAGGGTTCTCTTGAAGGACGAATTGTTCTCATTAAGCATACTTTTGCTTGGGCCATCAATGATTTAGTGATTTCTGCACAAATGAGTGGTCACAGCAATGTATTAAAGCCCATAGGCTGTTGTCTCCACACTCCATCTCCTTTATTAGTGTTTGAATTTGCCGCCAATGGTTTCCTTTCTGATCGAATTTATGTCTCCCATGTTACCGAACGACAACATGAGCCGATGGTGTGGGAGAGAAGGTTAAAGATTGCAAGGCAGATTGCTCATGCTCTTTCTTATCTCCATACTGCCTTCCCAAGACCTGTCATCCACATGCATATAAATCTGCACTGTATCTTATTAGATGAAAATGATGTTCCCAAATTGTCcagcttttatttttctgtatcAATTTCCGAAGGTGAAGCTGACGTGGAAGGTTTTGAAGGCTTTCGACAGTTTGGTCTCTGCGCCCCTGAGTTTAAAGCAACAGGCAAGGTAACTGAGAAAGCTGATGTCTATGATTTTGGTCGGATTCTTCTAGAACTTTTAACTGGAGAGGATTCTCTTAATACAACCCGATGGACTATTGATGAAGATTCTTCTTTAGTAGCATACATACATAACCGTGCTCAAGGTAGTTGCATAAACGAGATTGTGGATCCTGCAATCTTGGCTGAAGGAGGTGCTAGTTTACAGTACCAATTACAGGCTGTGGCAGACCTTGCCTTGACATGTACAGAGGAAGATCCACAAAGAAGGCCAACTATGGTTGATGTCACCAAACAACTCAGGCGGATTGAGAG ATTCACACAGGAATGTGAGGCACTTTTGGGAAGTTTGCAGAATTTAAAGCTTCATGAGCGTCTTGAAATGTTATTATGGAAGATTGCAAATGATATCTTACCAACAGAAGCTCGAATGAAGCCAACATGTAAGATGGAAACTACTTGCTGTCCTTTGTgtgaaactgaagaagaaacATGCCTGCACTTGTTCAAAAACTGTTCTGTAGCAAAAGCAGTTTGGTTTAGCTCAAGCTGGGGGTTCTTTATTGAGTCTTTGAATGCTAATAACAGCTTTGATCTCATTAAGAGTATAGTCAGTCCTCCAGCTCATGTGTTACCTGAGCAGGTCACCAAGGGGCAGTTTGTTCTTATGGCTGCAAAAATTATGGATCACATTTGGAGTTTGAGAAATCAAGTGGTGTGCgagaataagaaaataaatttccaagCAATTCCTTTCCAAAATTTCTCAGAAATTTGA
- the LOC126694325 gene encoding serine/threonine-protein kinase ZRK1-like isoform X16 yields MRWSWFTSDHFFNKTRRERKEREERERAFYENGSKLLEKLIASCNAKPIPIRTFSPQQLRQATNNFSSEKLVMGFSIRYKVSLEGRIVLIKGSFVHNAKTIPIRTFSPQQLRQATNNYPAQHLGTYWYKGSLEGRIVLIKHTFAWAINDLVISAQMSGHSNVLKPIGCCLHTPSPLLVFEFAANGFLSDRIYVSHVTERQHEPMVWERRLKIARQIAHALSYLHTAFPRPVIHMHINLHCILLDENDVPKLSSFYFSVSISEGEADVEGFEGFRQFGLCAPEFKATGKVTEKADVYDFGRILLELLTGEDSLNTTRWTIDEDSSLVAYIHNRAQGSCINEIVDPAILAEGGASLQYQLQAVADLALTCTEEDPQRRPTMVDVTKQLRRIERFTQECEALLGSLQNLKLHERLEMLLWKIANDILPTEARMKPTCKMETTCCPLCETEEETCLHLFKNCSVAKAVWFSSSWGFFIESLNANNSFDLIKSIVSPPAHVLPEQVTKGQFVLMAAKIMDHIWSLRNQVVCENKKINFQAIPFQNFSEI; encoded by the exons CTTCTCCCCTCAACAGCTCCGCCAAGCAACCAACAACTTTTCTTCTGAAAAGCTGGTAATGGGGTTCTCTATTCGGTACAAGGTTTCTCTTGAAGGACGAATTGTTCTCATTAAGGGTTCTTTTGTTCACAATGCCAAGACTATTCCCATCCGTACCTTCTCCCCTCAACAACTCCGCCAAGCAACCAACAATTATCCTGCTCAACATCTGGGAACTTATTGGTACAAGGGTTCTCTTGAAGGACGAATTGTTCTCATTAAGCATACTTTTGCTTGGGCCATCAATGATTTAGTGATTTCTGCACAAATGAGTGGTCACAGCAATGTATTAAAGCCCATAGGCTGTTGTCTCCACACTCCATCTCCTTTATTAGTGTTTGAATTTGCCGCCAATGGTTTCCTTTCTGATCGAATTTATGTCTCCCATGTTACCGAACGACAACATGAGCCGATGGTGTGGGAGAGAAGGTTAAAGATTGCAAGGCAGATTGCTCATGCTCTTTCTTATCTCCATACTGCCTTCCCAAGACCTGTCATCCACATGCATATAAATCTGCACTGTATCTTATTAGATGAAAATGATGTTCCCAAATTGTCcagcttttatttttctgtatcAATTTCCGAAGGTGAAGCTGACGTGGAAGGTTTTGAAGGCTTTCGACAGTTTGGTCTCTGCGCCCCTGAGTTTAAAGCAACAGGCAAGGTAACTGAGAAAGCTGATGTCTATGATTTTGGTCGGATTCTTCTAGAACTTTTAACTGGAGAGGATTCTCTTAATACAACCCGATGGACTATTGATGAAGATTCTTCTTTAGTAGCATACATACATAACCGTGCTCAAGGTAGTTGCATAAACGAGATTGTGGATCCTGCAATCTTGGCTGAAGGAGGTGCTAGTTTACAGTACCAATTACAGGCTGTGGCAGACCTTGCCTTGACATGTACAGAGGAAGATCCACAAAGAAGGCCAACTATGGTTGATGTCACCAAACAACTCAGGCGGATTGAGAG ATTCACACAGGAATGTGAGGCACTTTTGGGAAGTTTGCAGAATTTAAAGCTTCATGAGCGTCTTGAAATGTTATTATGGAAGATTGCAAATGATATCTTACCAACAGAAGCTCGAATGAAGCCAACATGTAAGATGGAAACTACTTGCTGTCCTTTGTgtgaaactgaagaagaaacATGCCTGCACTTGTTCAAAAACTGTTCTGTAGCAAAAGCAGTTTGGTTTAGCTCAAGCTGGGGGTTCTTTATTGAGTCTTTGAATGCTAATAACAGCTTTGATCTCATTAAGAGTATAGTCAGTCCTCCAGCTCATGTGTTACCTGAGCAGGTCACCAAGGGGCAGTTTGTTCTTATGGCTGCAAAAATTATGGATCACATTTGGAGTTTGAGAAATCAAGTGGTGTGCgagaataagaaaataaatttccaagCAATTCCTTTCCAAAATTTCTCAGAAATTTGA